DNA sequence from the Colletotrichum destructivum chromosome 9, complete sequence genome:
TCGTCGTTGACGCTGTGCACAAGAAGGCGCATTGCCGGTTGCTTACTCATCTTCCCTTCCTTGAGCATAATCAGGCACAGCTCGATGCCTTCGGCCTCGAGAAGCTTTAGTTTGCCTTCTGGTTCGTCTACAATGCAAACGAGTGCGTTGAAAAGATTCTCCATGTactcttcttcctcgcctcctTTTTCGGGGTCGCGTTTGCGGTACGCCGACACCAGCTGCAAcaggacgtcgacggcatccATCTCGGCTAGTCTCCGCCGCGTTACTGGTGAAGCATTCGCCATGATGTCCAGAAGCTCCGTGGAGTACTGCTTGTTTTGTGAGACCGGAGATTCCTTACGCTGTGCCCTTTCCAAGAGCCATTTGACCAGCGCAGTGTCCTGTCCCACCTTTTCCGCGTTTGACGTCTTGGAGAGCAGATTTTCTATGACACCGAGGGCGTGGTAGACGCCGCTGCGGTCGGATTCGTCATCCTCATTCAGGCGGGAGAAGTTCGACACGAGTAGGCCGATCAAATCAGCGTCTAGGAGAGCATCCACCAGGGAGTCCCAATCTTCGTCCGCTGCGttgacgtcctcgtcgataAGCTCGCCAATGATTTCGACAGCGTCGATGGCGATATCTGTGTTTTCGTGGGCCAGCAGGCCAACCAGGCTCTCGACGCACCCCAACTTAACAAAGTGGGGATATAATTCTGGGTGTTCTGCCAGAATGGAGAGGTCCTTGATAGCGGCGTCGAGATCGGCCTCACTCTCGATAAATTTTGGAGGCTGATCGACGAACTTTGCGCGCAGCTCGGCATTTTTCGTGATGCGCTTTTCAAAGTTCAGTGCGGTTTTCCGGACCCAGCCAGCATCGATCTTTTCGGGGGCAGCAGAttcctcgccgcggccgtctACGTAGTCGAGAATCTCAGACTCTTGTTTTGTGATTCCTCCGCCAAAGAagcggccttcttcgtcatccgGGGGCATCTCGGGTCCGTAGTcaccgtcttcgtcatctACAGGTGGCAGTGGTGGCCCGGCAACGGCATCATTATCTTCTGTTGCATCTTCTGCGCTCGTGTGTCGACTGACGGCATCAGCTGCGCTCAGCTTGACTGATTTGTATATTTCATCTTTCCCCGTGTCAGTTTTGACTATTATGGTGCAGGAAAGTACCACAACCGCAAGTGGAAGAACGTACTGGGATCTCGTACTACGTCAAGCTTCCTCTTTCCAGCGCTGCCGGCCTTTTTCCACCTGGTCAGCATGTGATCGTAGACCCAGATCGAGAACGGGCTCACCTTGAACAATTCGCTGACGTCGGACATCTTAGCGCTTGTCGATTCCCAAAGCAGGCTTGGTTGTTCGAGAGAGGATGACGttggtggtagtggtgatgTTGAAGCACTTTTCGATACTGGGCGGCTTTTGATCCCCAACGGCTTGCCCAGTTACTTTTCGGAGCTGTCGCGTCGCGCCTCTGGCGGTACCGACACCGTGCGTCACTAGCTAGAGCTAGGCAAGCAGCTATGGCCGTCTTATGTGCATGTAAAGAATATGTGCAAGTGCCGGCTAGGACAGTGTACCCCATTATTGCATGTGTGTACAAGTGGATAATTTCCGTTTTTGGAGAAGTCTCATACCTCTATTCGTCGTCTTAGACATTCAATCAATGGTCAGGAGGTCGGTTACGTATTGTTCACCTTCGAACAAACTGGAGTTCACTATATCAACCCGCCCATTACGCTCAAGCATCGGAGATGCCTCATACCGTAGTGCTCATACGTCACGCTCAAGCTCTACACAATGTTGATCATGAGTCACCCCTACTACGGTCAACTTTCTCACGAGTGTGCAACGATCTAATTTGCCAACACAGGACTGGAACATCCATGACCCTAGCCTGTCTTCTCTGGGCTTAGAACAATGCCAGGAATTGAGGGAGGACTTATTGCAGCGTTTCGGAGATGAGACGGATGCTCTCATCATCGTCAGCCCAATGAGACGGACAATACAGACCGCGCTACTGTCGCTGGACTGGTTGATCGAAAAGGGTGTGCGCATCCAGGCCGATGCCCGATGGCAAGGTACCAATGACCGAGTTGAGGATGGTTTTATGAAAGGTGAAGAGGCGTAGAGGCCACATCGCTAACCCTAACCAGAGAATTCGGCGAAACCATGCGATACGGGTAGcagcgtcgacggcctcaagGCAGAGTTTGCCAAGGTTGACTTTTCCGCCGTAGACCCCGTATACCCGGACAAGACATCCCCTCGAGGATCCAAGTATGCTTTTACGAAAGAAGCTATCCTGGATCGCGCTCGGTCTGGTGTTCAAGATATACGAGAGCACAAGGAGAAGCTTATCTTGGTCGTCTCTCACTCCGGCTTCTTGCGCCTTGGTGTAACAGGACACTGGTTCTTTAACGGGGACTACAGAGTATTCGAGCTGGATGAATGCAACGAACCTGACCAGCCGCCAAAGCTGAAACAGCTTGAAGCAACGCTCAATGGGGGGCTCGGCAAGTCTTGGCCCGATCCCGTAGTCATCGGCTCTGATTTGCCAATCCCTGATGCACCTCCTCAGGGCGAAAGCCACAGTCAAGATACAACGTCGTTTACGTCGGATAATAGGCTTTTGTAACGAATACCTCTTGTCTAGGGTACGATCGTACACGGCCATGTAAGCTGTAGTGGGGGCCGGTGTCGCACGTTGAAATAACAAGACAGGAGGATACTATTGCTGCAAGGGCCGTGAATATTATTACATCGAAGTTTTACATGCTTTTTTACAGCAGGGGCGCTTTCGCAGGCCATGGCAGAACTTTAGACTGCTAGCTTAAGGCAAGATATTTTGAACCAGTCCGTTTCTAATTCGGCATGTTTCCTACCTGGCAAGAAAGCTCTGAAAGGCGGACTGGTCAATAACCACATTTCCAACGGCCCGCAAACGCTTGCGGCCTGCCTTTTGCTTCTCCAGCAGCTTTTTCCGGCGCGTGATGTCGGCAGCATGGAGTTTTGCGAGCACATCCTTTCGGAACGGTTTGATGGTTTCGCGAGCGACAACCCGTTTTCCTGCCACCGCCTGAATAACGATCTCTGAATAGACCTCTGTGTCAGATCGCCATCATGAAAATTGCATTATACAACAGGACGATACTTACCAAACATTTGTCGATCGACGTGTTCCTTGAACTTGGTTACCCACTGTCTGCCAAGACGCTCGGCTTGAGAGATGTGGATAACGCGACAAATTGCGTCCACTGGCTGTTTGTTGACGAGAAGTTGCAGCTTTGTGAGCTGGCTCGCTCGCCATCCCGAGTCTTCGTAGTCCAGAGTGGCGTAACCCTTCCTGACAAAGTTGTCAGCGCAGTGTCTGAGACCATACAGCATTTCGGGTGACTCACGTTGCACCCTTCAATTTTCCAAAGAGATCATCTACCAGTTGAGCAGCAGGTATATCGTACTTCAAAATAACCTGAGTGGCGTGGAAGAACTCGAAGCTCTTTTGCTCTCCACGCACACTTTCGCAGAGCTCCATGACGCGACCTAGATACTCCTCTGGGAGAGTCATTGTGGTCGTTACGAAACTGGGTTGAGTTAGTGGCGAGGGTGAGGGTAGAGAAAAGTCGGCGGACGTACGGCTCGTATACAGTTGCACCACGCATCCGATGTTCATCCTGACTGGGAAACTCGGCCGGGTTTTGGTATATCGTCTCGGATCCGTCGGCCCACTCGACTTTGGTTGGTACAGTCGggtcggtgatgatgatgctaGCGCCATGTTCCTGCTTCAGCCGGTCCTGGAACACGGAACAATGCAAGCTAC
Encoded proteins:
- a CDS encoding Putative histidine phosphatase superfamily, clade-1, with protein sequence MPHTVVLIRHAQALHNDWNIHDPSLSSLGLEQCQELREDLLQRFGDETDALIIVSPMRRTIQTALLSLDWLIEKGVRIQADARWQGTNDRVEDENSAKPCDTGSSVDGLKAEFAKVDFSAVDPVYPDKTSPRGSKYAFTKEAILDRARSGVQDIREHKEKLILVVSHSGFLRLGVTGHWFFNGDYRVFELDECNEPDQPPKLKQLEATLNGGLGKSWPDPVVIGSDLPIPDAPPQGESHSQDTTSFTSDNRLL
- a CDS encoding Putative beta-catenin-like protein, coding for MSDVSELFKAGSAGKRKLDVVRDPNEIYKSVKLSAADAVSRHTSAEDATEDNDAVAGPPLPPVDDEDGDYGPEMPPDDEEGRFFGGGITKQESEILDYVDGRGEESAAPEKIDAGWVRKTALNFEKRITKNAELRAKFVDQPPKFIESEADLDAAIKDLSILAEHPELYPHFVKLGCVESLVGLLAHENTDIAIDAVEIIGELIDEDVNAADEDWDSLVDALLDADLIGLLVSNFSRLNEDDESDRSGVYHALGVIENLLSKTSNAEKVGQDTALVKWLLERAQRKESPVSQNKQYSTELLDIMANASPVTRRRLAEMDAVDVLLQLVSAYRKRDPEKGGEEEEYMENLFNALVCIVDEPEGKLKLLEAEGIELCLIMLKEGKMSKQPAMRLLVHSVNDDLGGELCRKVVDAGGLKVLFSLFKKTTQHQRGMTESLFEIFRSLLRFLPADSAERIRTLAKFVEKDYEKLDRLYECRRRYTSMLDAQNEKIRQERSGMDAEEAEASEGEWFLRRIDEGLYSVWNIDVALAWLIAEDVGAKKRIQKLLAADGKDLMAIKATLDEYRDGLDVDKPEHKDLAEMLTTLMDFVR